The genomic window GTCCCGCGCCACGGAGACCGGCACGGTGTACGGCGTGGACTGGGTCGACGTACCCGACCGTGACGCGAGGACCGTCTCCGTGCGCAAGCAGTTCGCCGAAGGCCAGGTCACCCGCGCCCGCAAGCTCGAGGGCATGTGGTGGGGCGACGGCGGCACCTACATCGTCTCCTCGTTCGCCCGCGGCGAGAGCCCGGTCGCGCACGACGGCCAGGTCTGGTTCTACGACCCCAAGCGCCGCACGCTGACCCTGAAGGTCCTCCTCGGCGTCAATGCCGACCCGTCGAAGGACGGCGCACTCGACGGTCCGGACAACATCACCGTGTCGCCCTACGGTGGTCTCGTCATAGCCGAGGACGGGGAGGGCGTCCAGCACCTCTTCGGTGCGACCGAGAGCGGCCGCACCTACCCGATCGCGCGCAACGAGCTGAACGACGGCACGGCGGAGGAACCGTCGTACAGCGAGTTCACCGGGGTCACCTTCTCGCCGGACGGGAAGACGCTGTTCGCCAACATCCAGACGCCGGGCATCATGCTGGCCATCACCGGCCCGTGGAAGCGGCAGCCCGACAAGCACTGACACGTTTCGGGCCCTGTGCGGTGCGTGAGGGGTTCCTCGCGCGCCGCACAGGTGTTCTCCTCGCGGATGGACCTGCCGGAGGGCGGGGGCCGAGCGGGTGGCGGCGGGACCGGCCGTTCGGGTTCATCCGGGTCCTCGCGGGCGGGCCCCGCGTGCCGGGCCGTGTGCGTTCGGCGGGGTGACGGGGCACCGGCCGGCGGCGGGCGTGAGCAGCCACACCTTCGGGGGCTTCGCGGTGCGGCGTTCCGCACACTCCCCCCGCGGCGGGCCGTCCGGACCGGGCCCCGGCGCGGAACCGCTGATTACGAATCCGGCACTACTGACCGCTCCGGAGCGGTCGGGCATGGCGTCGGGGGCTTACAGGGCGCATACTCGACCGTAATGAAACAGTCAGCCGGTTCCCGGCGTCACCTGCCTTCCAGTCCCTTCAACCGCCCGGCCCAGGCGGCCCCACCGGTCGAATGCTTCGATGTGGGCGACAGGGTGTCGCACGACCAGTTCGGACTCGGCCGAGTCCTCGCTGTCGAGGGCGACAACGACGCAGTGCTCATCGACTTCTCGGGGCGACAGGGGAGGATCCTGAGCCCGTACTCCAAGCTGACCAAGCTCTGAGGAGGAGGACGAGCACGCAACGCGTCCGACCGGAGAATCTCCGGATCCGGGGCACCTGAGGGGAAACCCGTCGGGTGCCCCGGAAGCCGTTTCCGGGGCACCCGGACGCCGTCTCCGGCGCCCGCTGACGGGCTACAGGGCCTTGGCCGCCGGCTTGACCATGCCCCGGACGGTCCGCGACTTCACGAACTCGCCCATGGCGGTCATCTCCCACTCGCCGGAGAACTGCTTGATCAGCTTGGCCATCATCACGCCGGTCTGCGGCTCCGCGCCGGTCAGGTCGAAGCGGACCAGCTCCTCGTCGGTGGCAGCGTCGATCAGCCGGCAGTACGCCTTCGCGACCTCGCTGAACTTCTGCCCGGTGAACGAGTTGACCGTGAAGACCAGGCCGGTCGCGTCGGCGGGGATCCGGCCGAGGTCCACGACGATCACCTCGTCGTCGCCCGCACCCTCGCCCGTGAGGTTGTCGCCGGAGTGCTTGATGGCGCCGTTCAGGATGGAGAGCTTGCCGAAGTAGCAGCTGTCCAGGTGCTTGCGGTCGGGGCCGAAGGCGATCACCGAGGCGTCCAGGTCGATGTCCTTGCCGCGGAACGCGGGTTCCCAGCCGAGGCCCATCTTGACCTGGGACAGCAGCGGCTTCCCGCCCTTGACCAGGGACACCGTCTGGTTCTTCTGCAGGCTGATCCGGCCCTTGTCCAGGTTGATCCTGCCGGAGCCTGCGGGGGCGGGCGGCGCCGGTGGTGCCGGGGGAGCGAGCCGGGGGTCCAGGGGCGCGGCCGTCGGCGGTGCGGCGGGCGGCGACTGGGGAGCCGCGGCGGGGGCCGGCGGCGCGGCGGCCGCGGGCTCCTCCACCGTGACGCCGAAGTCCGTGGCGATGCCGGCCAGGCCGTTCGCGTAGCCCTGGCCGACCGCGCGGGCCTTCCAGGCGCCGTTGCGCAGGTAGACCTCGATGACCACCAGCGCCGTCTCGCCGCCCAGCTGCGGCGGGGTGAAGGTGGCGAGCACACTGCCGTCGTCGGCGTTGCGCACGGTGGCCGTGGGCTCCACGCCCTGGAAGGTCTGGCCCGCCGCGTCGGGGCTCGCCGTCACGACGATCTTCTCGATGCCCGGGGGGACCGCCGTCGTGTCCACCACGATCGCGTCCGGTGCCGAACCGCCACCGGAGCGGTAGGTCACACCGGGGCCCGAGGGCTGGTTGTAGAAGATGAAGTCGTCGTCGGAGCGCACCTTGCCGTCGGCGGTGAGCAGCAGGCCCGAGACGTCGAGCCGCACGGGGGCGGCGACGTCCACCGCCACGCGGACGGCGGAGAGAGGGATGTTCGAGCCGGGGGTCATTGCGGTCATGCACGGGGTAACGAACGACCCGGCTTTGCCGTTCCCTTACCTTTCGTCGCTTGCTCCGTACGGCTCAGCGGCCGCCGCGGGCACGGTTGCGGGGGTGGTCGCGGGCGGTGCGCTCGTTGCCGTGCTTGTACGCGCCCGTCCAGCGCGCCATGACCAGCTGGGCGTCCCCCGACGTCACTTCGGCCAGGAACTTCTCCGCCCGGCCGCCCCGCAGTGTGCCGGCCGGACGTCCTTGGTGGGTGATGGTGACGCTCGCGTCGCCGTGCTGCTCGTACTGGAATCCACAAGGTTTCGGCATGGCCGTATGGTGCCCGCCCGGCCGCCCCGCGTCGCGCGGATTTACGGGGCCCGCCCGCCCCGGCGGGGGCGCGGGCCGGGTGGGTAAGCCCTTAGTGGGGCCAGATCGGCGGGTTCGTGACGAAGTGGCCGCCGATGTGGGCGTGGTCGGGGTTCTCCGGGTCCAGCTCGCCGAGCTCGGCGACGAGCTCGGCGGCGTACTGCTCGGAGTCGTCCTGCGGGTCGTAGCCGAGGGCGCGGGCCGTGGACAGGTCCCACCAGAGGCGGGTGTTGGCCGACGAACCGTAGACCACGGTGTGGCGCACGTCCTCGGCGGTCAGGGCCGCGTGGAAGAGGCGCGCCCCGTCGCCCGGGCTCATCCAGACCGAAAGCATCCGCACGGACGTCGGCTCCATGAAGCAGGAGCCGATGCGCACCGAGACGGTCTCCAGGCCGTGCTTGTCCCAGTAGTACTGGGCGAGGTCCTCGCCGAAGGACTTCGACAGGCCGTAGAAGGTGTCGGGGCGGCGCGGTGTCCCGACCGGGATCAGCGGATCACCGGGAACGGGACGGGGGGTGTACCCGACGGCGTGGTTGGACGACGCGAACACGATGCGCCGCACGCCCTCCTCGCGAGCCGCCTCGTAGAGGTTGTACGTGCCCTCGATGTTCGCGCGCAGAATCTTGTCGAACGAGGATTCGAGGGAGATGCCCGCGAGGTGGATGACGGCGTCGACGCCCCGCACGGCCTCCCGGAGTGCGTCCTTGTCGCCGAGATCGGCGGTGACGGCGTCGGGTTCGCCCTGGATCGGCGCGAGGTCGAGGAGCCGGAGGTCGTAGCCGTAGGCGGGAAGCAGCCCGCGCATCAGGGTGCCGAGGCCGCCGGCGGCGCCGGTGAGCAGGACGGTGCGGGGAGCGGGCATACAGGCATCTCCTCGGTGCGGGCGCGGTGCGCGTGGGCGGACGATGGGTGCGGACCCGAGCTGCCGGGCGTGCGGGCAGCACGGCGCGTCGTGGCGCGCGGGCCTGTCACGACCACCCGGCGCGTCCGATCCGTGGACGGCATTCACATGCGTGGACACGCTAAGAAGTTCGGGACGTTCGCGTCAAGTGTCGTACCGACTCCGCCGGTTCGTCCCGGGGTTGGGTGTCCCTGTCTTGACCCGCGCCGCGCGGCTGCCTTAGCGTGGCAGCGTTCAGAAATATGGACATCGATCATAATTGTGCACGCCTGAATCTGCTCAGGGAGCGCCCGTGACCTCAGCCCCCCTTGCCGCCCGGCTCACCGACGCCGCCGGGCCGCTCTTCTTCCCCGTCACCGCGTACGGGCCGGACGGCTCCGTCGACCTCGACGTCTTCCGCGCGCACGTGCGCAAGGGCGTCGACGCCGGAGCAGCGGCCGTCTTCGCCTGCTGCGGCACGGGCGAGTTCCACGCGCTGGCCCCCGAGGAGTTCCAGCTCGTCGTCGCCGCGGCCGTCGAGGAAACCGCTGGGCGGGTGCCCGTCGTCGCGGGGGCCGGCTACGGAACGGCGCTCGCGGTCCGCTACGCGAAGCTCGCCGAGGAGGCGGGCGCCGACGGGCTCCTCGCCATGCCCCCCTACCTCGTCGTCGCAGGCCAGGACGGGCTGCTGGCCCACTACGCCGCGCTCGCCGCCGCCACCTCCCTGGAGACGATCGTCTACCAGCGGGACAACGCGGTCTTCACCCCGGAGACCGTCGTCGCCCTGGCCCGGACCCCCGGGATCATCGGCCTCAAGGACGGGTGCGGCGACCTGGACCTCATGCAGCGCATCGTCAGCGCCGTACGCACGGGGCTGCCGGGCGAGGACTTCCTGTACTTCAACGGTCTGCCCACCGCCGAGCTGACCGGACTCGCCTACCGGGGCATCGGCGTCACCCTCTACTCCTCCGCCGTCTTCGCCTTCGCCCCCGACATCGCCCTGGCCTTCTACCGGGCGCTGGAATCCCGGGACGACGAACTGGCCGACGCGCTGCTCGACCACTTCTACCGGCCGCTGGTCGAACTGCGGGCCAAGGGCCACGGTTACGCGGTGTCGCTCGTGAAGGCCGGCGTCCGGCTGGAGGGCCTGGACGTCGGGCCCGTACGTACCCCGCTCACCGAACCCCCGGCCGCCCACGTCGGGGAGCTGGGCGCGATCATCGCGAACGGCCGCGCCCTGCTGGAGAAGTACCCGGCTCAGGAGGCGAAGTGAGGGCCTCCGCCTTCGTCTACCCCTGGGACGTCGTCGGGGACCCGCGCGCCGCCGCCCGGCTGGCCGGGCTCGGCGTCCAGCAGGTGACACTCGCCTCCGCCTATCACTCCACCCGGGCCCTGACACCCCGGCACCCCGGCCGGAGGATCGTCACGGCCGAACACGCGGCGGTGCTCTACCCGCCCGACGCGGTTCGCTGGGCGGGGCGCGCACTGCGCCCGTTCCCGCAGTCGTGGGTGCCGGGGGACGACCCGTACGCCGAGGCGGCCGAAGCCCTGGCGGGTGCCGGGCTGGAGGTGCACTCCTGGGTGGTCCTGGCCCACAACTCGCGGCTGGGGGCCGAGCACCCCGACACCTCCGTCGTCAACGCCTACGGGGACCGCTACCCCTGGGCCCCCTGCATCGCCCGGCCCGCGGTCCGCGACTACCTGGTGGAGCTGGCGGCCGAGGCCGCCGTACGCCCCGGTACGTCGGGCACCGAGCTCGAGTCCTGCGGCTGGTACGGCTTCGCGCACCTGCACGCCCACGACAAGACCGCCGGGGTCGGCCTCGGGGACGCCGCGCAGTACCTCATGTCCCTCTGCTTCTGCGCCGACTGCCGGACCGGTTACGGCTCCGCCGGGGCGGACGCCGACGAGCTGCGCGCCGCGGTGCGACGGGCCATGGAACCCGTCTGGGCCGGTACGGGAGCAGGCGGGTCCGGCTGGACGGCGGTCGGGGAACTGCTCGGCCCCGCCCTCGCGGACGCCACCCTCCGCTGGCGCGGCCAGGTCGCCCGCAGCCTCCAGGAGACCGCCGTCCAAGCGGTGCGGAGCGCTGCCGCCGGCCCCGGCTTCCAGATCCTGCTGCACGCCGACCCGGCGCCGTACCGCACGGGCGCCAACGTCGGCGCGGAGCCCTCGCACATCCTGTCCACGGCGGACGGCGTCGTGCTGCCCTGCACGGGCGGTGACGCGGCCCGCGAAGCGGTCCTCGGGCCCTTCGAGGGGCTGTCCGGCGTGCTGGCCGCGAACTTCAACGTGGTCACCGGCATGGGCGGCAGCCCCGGCACGCTGGCCGCCGACGC from Streptomyces sp. NBC_01341 includes these protein-coding regions:
- a CDS encoding TerD family protein: MTAMTPGSNIPLSAVRVAVDVAAPVRLDVSGLLLTADGKVRSDDDFIFYNQPSGPGVTYRSGGGSAPDAIVVDTTAVPPGIEKIVVTASPDAAGQTFQGVEPTATVRNADDGSVLATFTPPQLGGETALVVIEVYLRNGAWKARAVGQGYANGLAGIATDFGVTVEEPAAAAPPAPAAAPQSPPAAPPTAAPLDPRLAPPAPPAPPAPAGSGRINLDKGRISLQKNQTVSLVKGGKPLLSQVKMGLGWEPAFRGKDIDLDASVIAFGPDRKHLDSCYFGKLSILNGAIKHSGDNLTGEGAGDDEVIVVDLGRIPADATGLVFTVNSFTGQKFSEVAKAYCRLIDAATDEELVRFDLTGAEPQTGVMMAKLIKQFSGEWEMTAMGEFVKSRTVRGMVKPAAKAL
- a CDS encoding NAD-dependent epimerase/dehydratase family protein, whose amino-acid sequence is MPAPRTVLLTGAAGGLGTLMRGLLPAYGYDLRLLDLAPIQGEPDAVTADLGDKDALREAVRGVDAVIHLAGISLESSFDKILRANIEGTYNLYEAAREEGVRRIVFASSNHAVGYTPRPVPGDPLIPVGTPRRPDTFYGLSKSFGEDLAQYYWDKHGLETVSVRIGSCFMEPTSVRMLSVWMSPGDGARLFHAALTAEDVRHTVVYGSSANTRLWWDLSTARALGYDPQDDSEQYAAELVAELGELDPENPDHAHIGGHFVTNPPIWPH
- a CDS encoding 5-dehydro-4-deoxyglucarate dehydratase, whose amino-acid sequence is MTSAPLAARLTDAAGPLFFPVTAYGPDGSVDLDVFRAHVRKGVDAGAAAVFACCGTGEFHALAPEEFQLVVAAAVEETAGRVPVVAGAGYGTALAVRYAKLAEEAGADGLLAMPPYLVVAGQDGLLAHYAALAAATSLETIVYQRDNAVFTPETVVALARTPGIIGLKDGCGDLDLMQRIVSAVRTGLPGEDFLYFNGLPTAELTGLAYRGIGVTLYSSAVFAFAPDIALAFYRALESRDDELADALLDHFYRPLVELRAKGHGYAVSLVKAGVRLEGLDVGPVRTPLTEPPAAHVGELGAIIANGRALLEKYPAQEAK